The Panthera leo isolate Ple1 chromosome D1, P.leo_Ple1_pat1.1, whole genome shotgun sequence region gactgaaccaacggactaagccacccaggcaccccatagacactttacttttaaaatatgaattggCATAGGAGTAGCTGTTCAGAGttctattaaagaataaatgaaaaaattaaaagcaaattacTTTGAGGCCAAAATTATTGAGTTAAACATAGAAatatgttcaggggtgcctgggtggctcagttggttaagcacctgaatttggctcaggtcatgatctcacggtttgtgggttcaagccccgagttgggctctgagctgacagggtggggcctggaagctgcttcagattctgtgtctccctttctttctgcccctcccccacttgcactctgtctctcttaaaaagtaaatatacattaaGAAATATGTGCAATAACTTCTGGCTGGAAGTTACTAGGAAGAAAGTGAACTGAATGTAAGATTTTCTTTTGGTATTATGATCGGAGTGACTCCACGTTGTTGCATAGTAGGttaaataaatatgctttcaaTGTTCGCTGATGCTCTGAAATCTCTTATTTGGCCAAAAATCTGAGGTATATCACCACCATATTAATTCACCTATTCACTTagattcactcattcaacatttattgtttACGTGCCATTTCCAGTCTCTGACCATAGAATCAAAGAAAgtttttcattattgttgtttaacttttattattttttttttgtgagagagagagagagagagggggagagagagagagagagacggtgagCACGCacgtggaagaggggcagagaaagagagaaactcttaagcaggctccattctcagcacggagccagactcagggctcgagctcatgaccatgagattacgacctgaaccaaaatcaagagttgggcacttataaccaactaagccacccaggcacctctagaatcAAAGAATGTTAACAAATACAAGTGTGAAGATTGAAGAAATTATTTAGGTAAATAATCTCATACATTGTTTAGCGTAATCAAgtgaaaaatcttgaaagatggaattctattttatatgaatttcatTTATGTTCTAATTTCATATGAAATCTGTGGTGCACATTACTATTTTATTCCTGGGTTGGGATTACTCTTTAGGCTTGGAGCACTGAAGACAGATTAATTTGCCTGGTATGTGTCCAAGCACAATAAATTGTAGGCTGGATACAATTTATTGCATCTAGAAGTCTATCATAAGCTGAAGTGGTTAATTCCTTAAAGGGAGCGTAGAGATTTGAAATGTTTCCCTGATACCCGTGTGGCGAGCGGCTGAAACGTGGGCAGCTAAACTCATCacaccatttttttaagtaatagttTTCTCAGTCGCATCCTTGTTCCTAAGACTGTATATCAGGGGATTAAACATTGGCGTCACTGTGGTATAGAAAAGAGAGAGCAGTCTGTCAGTTCCTGCAGAATGATTGGACTTGGGCCTTAAGTAGGTAATGGTAGCGgatccaaagaataaaaacacgACCAGCAGGTGGGAAGAACAGGTGGAAAAAGCTTTGGCCCGTCCCCTGGCGGTTGGCAACTTGAGAATGGTGGAAATGATTTTGCTGTAAGAGACAAGTATCAACACAAAAGGAAGTGCGACAAACAACATAGCTACTACATAGACCGATATCTCATGTACAAAGAGGTCCCCACAGGCTAGCTGGAGGATGGGGGGTATGTCGCAGAAGAAGTGGTTGATTTGGTTAGAATTAcagaaatgcagagagaaaatctGACATGTTTGTCCTATCTGGACTGGGACTACACCGATCCAGGAGCCAACAGCCAGTTGGATACACATCTTCTGGTTCATGACTAGAGGGTAGTGCAGAGGGTTACAAATGGCCACGTAACGGTCATAGGCCATTACTGCCAGGAGGAAACACTCAGTGGCTCCCAACGCGAGGAAGAAGCACATCTGGGAGGCACAGCCCAGCATAGAAATGCTTCTATCCTGAGTCCAAATGTTCACCAGAATCCTAGGGAGAGTGACGGACAC contains the following coding sequences:
- the LOC122200566 gene encoding LOW QUALITY PROTEIN: olfactory receptor 10AG1-like (The sequence of the model RefSeq protein was modified relative to this genomic sequence to represent the inferred CDS: inserted 2 bases in 1 codon), whose protein sequence is MKCEEVKADDNTSTIKQFVLLGFSDLPNLQRLLFGVFSTIYVIILIGNSLVITITRLDKALQKPMYFFLAHLSSLEICYVSVTLPRILVNIWTQDRSISMLGCASQMCFFLALGATECFLLAVMAYDRYVAICNPLHYPLVMNQKMCIQLAVGSWIGVVPVQIGQTCQIFSLHFCNSNQINHFFCDIPPILQLACGDLFVHEISVYVVAMLFVALPFVLILVSYSKIISTILKLPTARGRAKAFSTCSSHLLVVFLFFGSATITYLRPKSNHSAGTDRLLSLFYTTVTPMFNPLIYSLRNKDXRLRKLLLKKMV